A single Osmerus mordax isolate fOsmMor3 chromosome 9, fOsmMor3.pri, whole genome shotgun sequence DNA region contains:
- the syt16 gene encoding synaptotagmin-16 isoform X1, translating to MDKKTGYPDSQATQTPPRILTPEAIGFLSAVGVFVVVLAVLFLFINKKLCFSRVGGLPCLEQHGRKKGSRSRPGIRQGLVNSYGDDEDDSSSSDSEEEIVKQFEISVSRSQSFRCTATSEALSHPAPCPRPFTRLLSDQEEGSTEPSDFEDMDAQSRLSYQDPLDAQGPRDQDPLDAQGPRDQDPLDAQGLIDPLSQQRPGSVRSQVVDEALDGPLGEGSVGRGVTEASPAPGRSRQATEGSLEMETAVDDQDNADNNDATDSSSTWSPEQERPPGEAFSAAPAARSRPPIPKCGDLIIALEHKADVEKLLVTVVVARDIPDKERSGMDSWQVHVVLLPAKKQRHKTSVQKGALPHFNETFRFSRVEQADLAVSALRFRLYALGGRMSREKMMGERVLRLAGLNPEGGVTETTLVLEPRSNMKSVDSQLSLSGVSQSDSASSTQSLTHGGVPELLVGLTYNATTGRMSVELIKGSHFRNLAINRPPDTYGKLTLLNSVGQEISRCKTSVRRGQPNPVYKETFVFQVALFQLSDVTLMVSIYNRRSMKRKEMVGWIALGQNSSGEEEQLHWQDMKEGRGQQVCRWHVLLEA from the exons ATGGACAAAAAAACAGGATATCCAGACTCACAAGCCACACAGACTCCACCTAGGATCC tcACCCCCGAGGCCATCGGCTTCCTGTCTGCCGTCGGGGTATTCGTAGTGGTCCTGGccgtcctcttcctcttcatcaaTAAGAAGTTGTGCTTCTCACGCGTCGGAGGGCTGCCCTGCCTGGAACAGCACGGCCGCAAGAAGGGCTCTCGTAGCCGGCCTGGGATCCGCCAGGGGCTGG TGAACAGCTATGGGGATGACGAGGATGACTCCAGCTCGTCTGACAGTGAGGAAGAGATAGTGAAGCAGTTTGAGATCTCAGTGTCGCGATCCCAGAGCTTCCGCTGCACGGCCACCTCTGAGGCGCTATCCCACCCTGCTCCGTGCCCAAGGCCCTTCACACGCCTGCTGTCGGACCAGGAAGAGGGCAGCACAGAGCCCTCCGACTTTGAAG ACATGGATGCCCAGAGCAGGCTAAGTTACCAGGACCCCCTGGACGCCCAGGGTCCCAGAGACCAGGACCCCCTGGACGCCCAGGGTCCCAGAGACCAGGACCCCCTGGACGCCCAGGGTCTCATAGACCCACTGTCTCAGCAGAGGCCTGGCTCCGTGCGCTCCCAGGTCGTGGACGAGGCTCTGGATGGCCCCCTGGGGGAAGGCTCAGTGGGCAGGGGGGTCACAGAGGCCAGCCCGGCCCCCGGCAGGAGCCGACAGGCCACGGAGGGAAGCCTGGAGATGGAGACGGCCGTAGACGACCAGGACAATGCGGACAACAACGACGCCACAGACAGCTCCTCCACATGGAGCCCTGAG CAGGAGCGTCCCCCAGGGGAAGCGTTCTCCGCTGCCCCCGCCGCCCGCTCCCGCCCCCCAATCCCCAAATGCGGGGATCTCATCATCGCTCTGGAGCACAAGGCAGACGTGGAGAAGCTGTTGGTGACCGTGGTGGTGGCCAGGGACATCCCCGACAAGGAGCGCAGCGGGATGGACTCCTGGCAGGTGCACGTGGTCCTCCTCCCGGCCAAGAAACAGCGGCATAAAACCTCCGTCCAGAAGGGGGCGCTGCCCCACTTCAACGAAACCTTCCGCTTCTCCCGCGTGGAGCAGGCGGACCTGGCGGTGTCGGCCCTGAGGTTCCGGCTCTACGCCCTGGGGGGGCGGATGTCCCGGGAGAAGATGATGGGGGAGAGGGTTCTTCGTCTCGCGGGTTTGAACCCTGAAGGGGGCGTGACTGAGACCACCCTGGTGCTGGAGCCTCGCAGCAACATGAAG AGTGTGGACTCTCAGCTGAGCCTGTCTGGGGTGTCCCAGAGCGACAGCGCCTCCTCCACTCAGTCTCTGACTCACGGAGGGGTCCCAGAGCTGCTGGTGGGGCTGACCTACAACGCCACCACAGGACGCATGTCTGTGGAGCTCATCAAGGGCAGCCACTTCCGCAACCTGGCCATCAACAGGCCACCCG ACACGTACGGGAAGCTGACCCTGCTGAACTCGGTGGGCCAGGAGATCTCTCGCTGCAAGACGTCGGTGCGGCGCGGCCAGCCCAACCCCGTCTACAAGGAGACCTTCGTCTTCCAGGTGGCTCTGTTCCAGCTGTCCGACGTCACCCTTATGGTGTCCATCTACAACCGGCGCAGCATGAAGCGCAAGGAGATGGTGGGCTGGATCGCCCTGGGCCAGAACAgcagcggggaggaggagcagctgcaCTGGCAGGACATGAAGGAGGGTCGGGGCCAGCAGGTCTGCCGCTGGCACGTGCTTCTGGAGGCCTGA
- the syt16 gene encoding synaptotagmin-16 isoform X2: MDKKTGYPDSQATQTPPRILTPEAIGFLSAVGVFVVVLAVLFLFINKKLCFSRVGGLPCLEQHGRKKGSRSRPGIRQGLVNSYGDDEDDSSSSDSEEEIVKQFEISVSRSQSFRCTATSEALSHPAPCPRPFTRLLSDQEEGSTEPSDFEDMDAQSRLSYQDPLDAQGPRDQDPLDAQGPRDQDPLDAQGLIDPLSQQRPGSVRSQVVDEALDGPLGEGSVGRGVTEASPAPGRSRQATEGSLEMETAVDDQDNADNNDATDSSSTWSPEERPPGEAFSAAPAARSRPPIPKCGDLIIALEHKADVEKLLVTVVVARDIPDKERSGMDSWQVHVVLLPAKKQRHKTSVQKGALPHFNETFRFSRVEQADLAVSALRFRLYALGGRMSREKMMGERVLRLAGLNPEGGVTETTLVLEPRSNMKSVDSQLSLSGVSQSDSASSTQSLTHGGVPELLVGLTYNATTGRMSVELIKGSHFRNLAINRPPDTYGKLTLLNSVGQEISRCKTSVRRGQPNPVYKETFVFQVALFQLSDVTLMVSIYNRRSMKRKEMVGWIALGQNSSGEEEQLHWQDMKEGRGQQVCRWHVLLEA, encoded by the exons ATGGACAAAAAAACAGGATATCCAGACTCACAAGCCACACAGACTCCACCTAGGATCC tcACCCCCGAGGCCATCGGCTTCCTGTCTGCCGTCGGGGTATTCGTAGTGGTCCTGGccgtcctcttcctcttcatcaaTAAGAAGTTGTGCTTCTCACGCGTCGGAGGGCTGCCCTGCCTGGAACAGCACGGCCGCAAGAAGGGCTCTCGTAGCCGGCCTGGGATCCGCCAGGGGCTGG TGAACAGCTATGGGGATGACGAGGATGACTCCAGCTCGTCTGACAGTGAGGAAGAGATAGTGAAGCAGTTTGAGATCTCAGTGTCGCGATCCCAGAGCTTCCGCTGCACGGCCACCTCTGAGGCGCTATCCCACCCTGCTCCGTGCCCAAGGCCCTTCACACGCCTGCTGTCGGACCAGGAAGAGGGCAGCACAGAGCCCTCCGACTTTGAAG ACATGGATGCCCAGAGCAGGCTAAGTTACCAGGACCCCCTGGACGCCCAGGGTCCCAGAGACCAGGACCCCCTGGACGCCCAGGGTCCCAGAGACCAGGACCCCCTGGACGCCCAGGGTCTCATAGACCCACTGTCTCAGCAGAGGCCTGGCTCCGTGCGCTCCCAGGTCGTGGACGAGGCTCTGGATGGCCCCCTGGGGGAAGGCTCAGTGGGCAGGGGGGTCACAGAGGCCAGCCCGGCCCCCGGCAGGAGCCGACAGGCCACGGAGGGAAGCCTGGAGATGGAGACGGCCGTAGACGACCAGGACAATGCGGACAACAACGACGCCACAGACAGCTCCTCCACATGGAGCCCTGAG GAGCGTCCCCCAGGGGAAGCGTTCTCCGCTGCCCCCGCCGCCCGCTCCCGCCCCCCAATCCCCAAATGCGGGGATCTCATCATCGCTCTGGAGCACAAGGCAGACGTGGAGAAGCTGTTGGTGACCGTGGTGGTGGCCAGGGACATCCCCGACAAGGAGCGCAGCGGGATGGACTCCTGGCAGGTGCACGTGGTCCTCCTCCCGGCCAAGAAACAGCGGCATAAAACCTCCGTCCAGAAGGGGGCGCTGCCCCACTTCAACGAAACCTTCCGCTTCTCCCGCGTGGAGCAGGCGGACCTGGCGGTGTCGGCCCTGAGGTTCCGGCTCTACGCCCTGGGGGGGCGGATGTCCCGGGAGAAGATGATGGGGGAGAGGGTTCTTCGTCTCGCGGGTTTGAACCCTGAAGGGGGCGTGACTGAGACCACCCTGGTGCTGGAGCCTCGCAGCAACATGAAG AGTGTGGACTCTCAGCTGAGCCTGTCTGGGGTGTCCCAGAGCGACAGCGCCTCCTCCACTCAGTCTCTGACTCACGGAGGGGTCCCAGAGCTGCTGGTGGGGCTGACCTACAACGCCACCACAGGACGCATGTCTGTGGAGCTCATCAAGGGCAGCCACTTCCGCAACCTGGCCATCAACAGGCCACCCG ACACGTACGGGAAGCTGACCCTGCTGAACTCGGTGGGCCAGGAGATCTCTCGCTGCAAGACGTCGGTGCGGCGCGGCCAGCCCAACCCCGTCTACAAGGAGACCTTCGTCTTCCAGGTGGCTCTGTTCCAGCTGTCCGACGTCACCCTTATGGTGTCCATCTACAACCGGCGCAGCATGAAGCGCAAGGAGATGGTGGGCTGGATCGCCCTGGGCCAGAACAgcagcggggaggaggagcagctgcaCTGGCAGGACATGAAGGAGGGTCGGGGCCAGCAGGTCTGCCGCTGGCACGTGCTTCTGGAGGCCTGA
- the syt16 gene encoding synaptotagmin-16 isoform X3 — translation MASDITPEAIGFLSAVGVFVVVLAVLFLFINKKLCFSRVGGLPCLEQHGRKKGSRSRPGIRQGLVNSYGDDEDDSSSSDSEEEIVKQFEISVSRSQSFRCTATSEALSHPAPCPRPFTRLLSDQEEGSTEPSDFEDMDAQSRLSYQDPLDAQGPRDQDPLDAQGPRDQDPLDAQGLIDPLSQQRPGSVRSQVVDEALDGPLGEGSVGRGVTEASPAPGRSRQATEGSLEMETAVDDQDNADNNDATDSSSTWSPEQERPPGEAFSAAPAARSRPPIPKCGDLIIALEHKADVEKLLVTVVVARDIPDKERSGMDSWQVHVVLLPAKKQRHKTSVQKGALPHFNETFRFSRVEQADLAVSALRFRLYALGGRMSREKMMGERVLRLAGLNPEGGVTETTLVLEPRSNMKSVDSQLSLSGVSQSDSASSTQSLTHGGVPELLVGLTYNATTGRMSVELIKGSHFRNLAINRPPDTYGKLTLLNSVGQEISRCKTSVRRGQPNPVYKETFVFQVALFQLSDVTLMVSIYNRRSMKRKEMVGWIALGQNSSGEEEQLHWQDMKEGRGQQVCRWHVLLEA, via the exons tcACCCCCGAGGCCATCGGCTTCCTGTCTGCCGTCGGGGTATTCGTAGTGGTCCTGGccgtcctcttcctcttcatcaaTAAGAAGTTGTGCTTCTCACGCGTCGGAGGGCTGCCCTGCCTGGAACAGCACGGCCGCAAGAAGGGCTCTCGTAGCCGGCCTGGGATCCGCCAGGGGCTGG TGAACAGCTATGGGGATGACGAGGATGACTCCAGCTCGTCTGACAGTGAGGAAGAGATAGTGAAGCAGTTTGAGATCTCAGTGTCGCGATCCCAGAGCTTCCGCTGCACGGCCACCTCTGAGGCGCTATCCCACCCTGCTCCGTGCCCAAGGCCCTTCACACGCCTGCTGTCGGACCAGGAAGAGGGCAGCACAGAGCCCTCCGACTTTGAAG ACATGGATGCCCAGAGCAGGCTAAGTTACCAGGACCCCCTGGACGCCCAGGGTCCCAGAGACCAGGACCCCCTGGACGCCCAGGGTCCCAGAGACCAGGACCCCCTGGACGCCCAGGGTCTCATAGACCCACTGTCTCAGCAGAGGCCTGGCTCCGTGCGCTCCCAGGTCGTGGACGAGGCTCTGGATGGCCCCCTGGGGGAAGGCTCAGTGGGCAGGGGGGTCACAGAGGCCAGCCCGGCCCCCGGCAGGAGCCGACAGGCCACGGAGGGAAGCCTGGAGATGGAGACGGCCGTAGACGACCAGGACAATGCGGACAACAACGACGCCACAGACAGCTCCTCCACATGGAGCCCTGAG CAGGAGCGTCCCCCAGGGGAAGCGTTCTCCGCTGCCCCCGCCGCCCGCTCCCGCCCCCCAATCCCCAAATGCGGGGATCTCATCATCGCTCTGGAGCACAAGGCAGACGTGGAGAAGCTGTTGGTGACCGTGGTGGTGGCCAGGGACATCCCCGACAAGGAGCGCAGCGGGATGGACTCCTGGCAGGTGCACGTGGTCCTCCTCCCGGCCAAGAAACAGCGGCATAAAACCTCCGTCCAGAAGGGGGCGCTGCCCCACTTCAACGAAACCTTCCGCTTCTCCCGCGTGGAGCAGGCGGACCTGGCGGTGTCGGCCCTGAGGTTCCGGCTCTACGCCCTGGGGGGGCGGATGTCCCGGGAGAAGATGATGGGGGAGAGGGTTCTTCGTCTCGCGGGTTTGAACCCTGAAGGGGGCGTGACTGAGACCACCCTGGTGCTGGAGCCTCGCAGCAACATGAAG AGTGTGGACTCTCAGCTGAGCCTGTCTGGGGTGTCCCAGAGCGACAGCGCCTCCTCCACTCAGTCTCTGACTCACGGAGGGGTCCCAGAGCTGCTGGTGGGGCTGACCTACAACGCCACCACAGGACGCATGTCTGTGGAGCTCATCAAGGGCAGCCACTTCCGCAACCTGGCCATCAACAGGCCACCCG ACACGTACGGGAAGCTGACCCTGCTGAACTCGGTGGGCCAGGAGATCTCTCGCTGCAAGACGTCGGTGCGGCGCGGCCAGCCCAACCCCGTCTACAAGGAGACCTTCGTCTTCCAGGTGGCTCTGTTCCAGCTGTCCGACGTCACCCTTATGGTGTCCATCTACAACCGGCGCAGCATGAAGCGCAAGGAGATGGTGGGCTGGATCGCCCTGGGCCAGAACAgcagcggggaggaggagcagctgcaCTGGCAGGACATGAAGGAGGGTCGGGGCCAGCAGGTCTGCCGCTGGCACGTGCTTCTGGAGGCCTGA